A genomic window from Candidatus Bathyarchaeota archaeon includes:
- a CDS encoding 4Fe-4S dicluster domain-containing protein, whose protein sequence is MIEPKQLIKENKFVGVDFEKCTGCRVCELVCALQKENSFDPKLSRIKVLRLHQLVNLPVACRLCDDAPCVRACPRDALSQDEKTGVISVDDSKCDMCGWCIEACKYGAMFLSEDKKTVKVCDLCEGIPQCIEWCPESALSLMTQEEFDEKTRKATVKKLIPQTWKGEQNVPSEKA, encoded by the coding sequence ATGATAGAGCCAAAGCAACTAATAAAAGAAAATAAGTTTGTTGGCGTTGACTTTGAAAAATGCACAGGCTGCCGAGTTTGTGAGCTTGTTTGTGCCCTGCAAAAAGAGAATAGTTTTGACCCTAAACTTTCCAGAATCAAGGTTTTGCGTTTACATCAACTGGTTAACTTGCCGGTAGCATGCAGGCTCTGTGACGATGCTCCATGTGTTCGGGCATGCCCTAGGGATGCTTTGAGTCAAGACGAAAAAACTGGAGTAATTTCTGTGGATGACTCTAAATGTGACATGTGCGGCTGGTGCATCGAAGCTTGCAAGTATGGTGCCATGTTTTTGAGTGAAGACAAAAAAACAGTTAAAGTCTGTGACCTTTGCGAAGGAATCCCCCAATGCATTGAGTGGTGTCCTGAATCTGCATTAAGTTTGATGACTCAAGAAGAGTTTGATGAAAAAACGCGAAAGGCTACAGTTAAAAAATTGATCCCACAAACATGGAAAGGTGAACAAAATGTCCCTTCTGAAAAAGCTTGA
- a CDS encoding PadR family transcriptional regulator, whose amino-acid sequence MSQGWTTRTSGVPRGLLRFLVINMLMNKPMSGVEIVEVIEAETNGRWKPSSGSVYPLLAKLQERGYTVEEPSEDTGIKRYAITSKGKQFFEKQVNFGQKLLNKLEFIVPLLIGGFRFDPNDEKILSGTRKPAQRVVAKLLDLRQAKIKLTEQDEKQIEKLLNKCADGLEIIFERIQEKTKPQAII is encoded by the coding sequence ATGAGTCAAGGGTGGACAACAAGAACAAGCGGAGTTCCGCGTGGCCTGTTACGGTTTTTGGTCATAAACATGCTCATGAACAAACCCATGTCAGGCGTAGAAATTGTTGAAGTAATTGAAGCAGAAACAAATGGGCGATGGAAACCAAGTTCAGGTTCAGTTTACCCCCTTCTAGCCAAACTACAGGAAAGAGGTTACACCGTCGAAGAACCCAGTGAAGACACAGGAATCAAAAGATACGCTATCACATCAAAAGGAAAACAGTTCTTCGAAAAACAGGTAAATTTTGGACAAAAACTGTTGAATAAACTCGAGTTTATAGTCCCTTTGCTTATCGGCGGGTTCCGTTTTGATCCTAATGACGAAAAAATATTGTCAGGAACCAGAAAACCTGCTCAAAGAGTGGTTGCAAAGCTTTTGGACCTTCGTCAAGCCAAAATCAAACTAACCGAACAAGATGAAAAACAAATCGAAAAACTTTTGAATAAATGTGCGGACGGACTTGAAATAATTTTCGAAAGAATCCAAGAAAAAACCAAACCGCAGGCAATAATTTAG
- a CDS encoding FtsX-like permease family protein encodes MGLKSSFMVARRSLWRRKTKNLSAILAVTLGVTLLVGIQITTDTLQNTFLTSLLQNEGEVDFSVANATTGGYLTVADEQKISSLAPNAVGIMSELKMKVPVMLGSQFDASTELAGISTDFSDVFGSFYDWKTGDKMDIGDYLVDNTTVLLSSRLAENLGLDKDFTLPISLTTEFTNLTLTINIDPITGNFTAIPTYSTDRVEMTIAGIYDSNRPGIGSRYRGMIMGLENLQQWRSLQDPTRETDTIGSYLIALKTDHFTTEIDEDYLQEQIDLFEAVMPPDTYTVTSNRLTFFNIASIIMTLLSTMLGALGMLIMVTGILLITNVQLMNVEDREFQTGVLRAVGENRGGIFQSILIENVFQGILGGIFGLAGGLAFGQGVALYLVNLFGTGRLSVQPVVSEQVVVLSVLVGVGLGIITGILPALRASRVNIVDALRGIKSSFEEKSGRNLTLLGVLTIIAGTAVLLFYGVIDDSHQAIWLTEGWNSVEEWQNILIGTFLLFSGLGVVLSRYISKTKALNITAIAIWAIPMFLFTVAMGEWIEDVSRLAQNILMIGVMEIIIGSVMLVSANLSIIMNGLRSLLVKLRGLKGVGQIAPSLISSHKSRSTLTFAIFAVIMTLNVTVATLVPTNLSSVMETEEDSRGIDLIVFLNKPEAQIAGTSYVEELYKLNDQITDIIPFKTFSTITDYQKFLAVSNPYSPEFNAQTDLLPIGYGEITSEQIRGNATDASVSDWRYDFYLSGFPDGVTQPDGTDDVTDAKLLEMSKEAWDLFFDPAFTMAAYNVTIAELLAEDRELDDIDLSGLGGYSGNKLKDVEVLRYDNGTVIKNPVVFTDSFILPLGMQIWVPMNTSAFGVPAYQAFTIAGRLDGSRAGGFPLSSVSISSLTSGGSFDYVDLLGKIYFTEYWANQTNFLGEADGVTSTSRAPDQYDYFLIKTSYEMNDPELASIAQSIEEFTNTNDEGYRDLASDNFYVASSTVLYSKVESSLEMVNRVVSFLQIYVTFGLGIGAVGMAVISVRNVSERKREIGMMRAIGFPRSQVMISVLLELVVLGVIGLLIGVANGVLIGVGFANMQGTALIIPWNDIAVYLGFITLIALAAGAIPGWFASRIPPAEALRYVG; translated from the coding sequence ATGGGTCTTAAATCTAGTTTCATGGTTGCAAGGCGCTCGTTGTGGAGACGAAAAACCAAGAACTTGAGCGCCATACTTGCAGTAACTTTGGGGGTAACATTACTTGTTGGAATACAAATCACAACAGACACCTTACAAAATACGTTTCTTACCAGTTTGCTTCAAAATGAAGGCGAAGTCGACTTCAGTGTAGCAAACGCAACCACGGGTGGTTATTTAACAGTTGCAGACGAACAAAAAATCAGTTCCTTAGCTCCGAATGCGGTGGGAATAATGTCGGAGTTAAAAATGAAAGTTCCTGTAATGTTGGGTTCCCAGTTTGATGCTTCAACAGAACTTGCCGGAATATCCACCGATTTTTCTGACGTGTTTGGTTCATTTTATGACTGGAAAACAGGAGATAAGATGGACATTGGTGACTATTTGGTTGATAACACAACCGTTTTGTTGTCAAGCAGATTGGCAGAAAATCTCGGGTTAGATAAAGATTTCACTCTTCCAATTTCGTTAACTACAGAATTCACAAATCTTACTTTAACAATCAACATTGATCCAATAACCGGCAATTTCACTGCAATTCCTACCTACTCCACTGATAGGGTTGAAATGACTATTGCAGGAATCTATGATTCCAACCGTCCTGGAATCGGTTCTCGGTATCGGGGAATGATTATGGGTCTCGAAAATTTGCAGCAATGGCGGAGCCTACAAGACCCAACACGTGAAACAGATACCATAGGCTCATATTTGATTGCCCTAAAAACTGATCACTTCACAACAGAAATTGACGAAGATTACCTTCAAGAACAAATAGACCTGTTTGAGGCAGTCATGCCCCCCGATACTTACACTGTTACTTCTAACCGTTTGACATTTTTCAACATTGCATCAATAATCATGACGCTACTTAGCACCATGTTAGGCGCCCTTGGAATGTTAATTATGGTAACAGGTATTTTGCTCATTACTAACGTTCAACTAATGAACGTCGAAGACCGCGAATTCCAAACAGGAGTTCTAAGAGCCGTCGGAGAAAACCGTGGAGGAATCTTCCAATCAATCTTAATCGAAAACGTGTTCCAAGGAATATTAGGCGGCATATTTGGGCTGGCAGGCGGATTAGCTTTCGGTCAAGGTGTTGCCCTGTATCTTGTAAACTTGTTTGGCACAGGAAGACTTAGTGTCCAACCTGTTGTTTCTGAACAAGTTGTAGTTTTATCCGTATTAGTTGGTGTTGGCCTTGGAATAATAACAGGTATACTTCCTGCGTTAAGAGCGTCCCGTGTCAACATTGTAGATGCATTGCGCGGAATCAAAAGTTCTTTTGAAGAAAAATCTGGACGAAACTTGACATTGTTAGGCGTATTAACCATAATTGCAGGAACTGCTGTTTTATTGTTTTACGGAGTCATTGATGACAGCCACCAAGCAATCTGGCTCACTGAAGGCTGGAACAGCGTAGAGGAGTGGCAAAACATTCTGATTGGAACCTTCTTGCTGTTTTCAGGTCTAGGAGTTGTACTTTCACGGTATATCAGCAAAACAAAGGCACTGAACATAACCGCAATTGCAATCTGGGCAATACCCATGTTTCTGTTTACTGTAGCAATGGGAGAATGGATAGAAGACGTTTCCAGACTAGCCCAAAATATTCTGATGATAGGCGTAATGGAAATCATAATCGGGTCGGTAATGCTAGTTTCAGCAAACCTATCCATAATAATGAATGGACTACGAAGTTTACTGGTTAAACTCAGGGGATTAAAAGGAGTGGGACAAATTGCGCCCTCACTGATTTCATCTCATAAGTCACGTTCAACTTTGACTTTTGCAATCTTTGCAGTAATAATGACTTTGAACGTAACAGTTGCGACTTTGGTTCCAACTAACTTAAGTTCCGTAATGGAAACTGAAGAAGACTCTCGAGGAATAGACCTCATAGTGTTCCTAAACAAACCCGAAGCTCAAATTGCTGGAACATCATATGTTGAAGAATTGTACAAACTAAACGACCAGATAACAGACATAATTCCGTTTAAGACCTTCAGCACAATTACAGATTATCAGAAGTTTTTGGCGGTAAGTAATCCATATTCTCCAGAATTCAATGCTCAAACAGACCTGTTACCTATTGGGTATGGAGAAATTACTTCTGAACAAATCCGAGGAAACGCAACTGATGCTTCTGTTTCTGATTGGCGTTACGATTTCTATCTAAGTGGTTTCCCTGACGGCGTTACACAACCAGACGGCACAGATGACGTAACAGATGCAAAACTCCTTGAAATGTCTAAAGAAGCTTGGGATCTGTTCTTTGATCCAGCATTCACCATGGCAGCATACAATGTAACCATCGCGGAACTTCTCGCAGAAGACCGAGAACTGGACGACATAGACCTTTCAGGATTAGGCGGATACAGCGGTAACAAGTTAAAAGACGTTGAAGTATTACGGTATGACAACGGAACAGTTATCAAAAATCCAGTGGTATTCACGGATTCCTTCATTTTGCCTTTAGGAATGCAGATTTGGGTGCCAATGAACACTTCCGCATTTGGAGTGCCAGCATACCAAGCCTTTACCATAGCAGGACGATTAGACGGTAGCCGTGCTGGAGGATTCCCATTATCTTCAGTCAGCATAAGCAGTCTAACTTCTGGAGGAAGTTTTGATTACGTTGACCTCCTTGGAAAAATATACTTCACAGAATACTGGGCAAACCAAACCAACTTCTTAGGAGAAGCAGATGGTGTAACTTCAACCTCACGCGCCCCTGACCAGTATGATTACTTCTTGATCAAAACAAGTTATGAAATGAACGATCCAGAACTCGCGTCAATCGCCCAATCGATCGAAGAATTCACAAACACAAACGATGAAGGCTACCGAGACTTAGCCAGTGACAACTTCTACGTTGCAAGTTCAACTGTTCTATACTCAAAGGTTGAATCCTCACTAGAAATGGTGAACCGAGTTGTTTCGTTTTTGCAAATATATGTCACATTCGGTTTAGGCATCGGGGCTGTTGGAATGGCAGTAATTTCAGTCCGTAACGTTTCAGAACGAAAACGCGAAATTGGCATGATGCGTGCAATCGGCTTCCCCCGAAGCCAAGTCATGATATCTGTATTACTCGAACTAGTAGTGCTAGGTGTAATCGGTTTACTCATCGGAGTAGCCAACGGCGTACTCATTGGTGTAGGATTTGCAAACATGCAAGGAACTGCCCTGATAATTCCATGGAATGATATAGCTGTGTATTTGGGCTTTATCACTTTGATTGCTTTGGCTGCTGGAGCAATTCCAGGATGGTTTGCGTCAAGAATTCCTCCCGCAGAAGCGTTGAGGTATGTAGGTTAG
- a CDS encoding ABC transporter ATP-binding protein has product MSSTENKQKQNSVTKNKEPILVISGLHKRYSEGKSNEVHAIRGLDLTVNKGDMMAIMGPSGCGKTTLLNMIGHLDRHSDGQIIIDTIDTATLSDGKMTSFRRDKIGFIFQLFNLFPFLSAVENVETPLLLKGMKSGVAREQAKMILRELGMGDRLYHKPSELSGGQQQRIAVARALITEPSIILGDEPTGDLDSTTSADVMNLFRRINKINRQTLVLVTHNRWIAEQCDYIVHMNDGKVSNIEYGPFTTEEEA; this is encoded by the coding sequence ATGTCATCAACAGAAAACAAGCAAAAACAAAATTCAGTTACCAAAAACAAAGAACCAATTCTGGTTATCTCTGGTTTACATAAACGCTACTCTGAAGGAAAATCAAATGAAGTCCACGCCATCCGTGGGCTAGACCTCACTGTCAACAAAGGAGACATGATGGCAATTATGGGACCATCGGGATGTGGGAAAACAACCCTATTGAACATGATAGGTCACCTAGACCGCCATTCAGACGGTCAAATCATCATTGACACCATTGATACTGCTACCCTTTCGGACGGCAAAATGACCAGTTTTCGAAGAGACAAAATTGGGTTCATTTTTCAGTTATTCAATCTGTTCCCGTTCTTGTCAGCAGTAGAAAACGTGGAAACCCCACTCCTGCTGAAAGGAATGAAATCAGGAGTAGCCCGTGAACAAGCAAAAATGATTCTAAGGGAACTAGGGATGGGTGACAGGTTATACCATAAACCTTCAGAACTTTCCGGCGGTCAACAACAAAGAATAGCAGTTGCCCGTGCCCTGATTACTGAACCGTCAATCATTCTTGGTGATGAACCAACAGGTGACTTGGACTCTACGACAAGTGCAGATGTTATGAACCTGTTTCGTAGAATTAACAAGATTAACAGGCAAACTCTGGTTCTTGTAACTCATAACCGATGGATTGCTGAACAATGTGACTATATTGTTCATATGAATGACGGAAAAGTTTCCAACATCGAATATGGACCTTTCACAACTGAGGAGGAAGCCTAA
- a CDS encoding ABC transporter ATP-binding protein: protein MWSDFFGVDLPYFTFNKQVFNTQNVEVTDLHTDNIIAVRGLTKNYNLGQTTVYALRGVNLDIKEGEFVAIVGNSGAGKTTLLNCIAGLDSPDYGVVLFRGENLHQMGDESKSKARLKEMGFIFQSYALLPHFSARENIALPADLAGLSKDLKDRIENLLEGVGLSNQAKQYPATLSGGQMQRVAIARALTNRPAVIFADEPTGDLDSVTGKQVMDLLKKFHEETKTTIIIITHEEDIADYAERQIKIEDGVIAS from the coding sequence ATGTGGTCCGACTTTTTCGGGGTTGACCTTCCATACTTTACTTTCAACAAGCAGGTGTTTAACACCCAAAACGTCGAAGTAACAGACCTGCACACAGACAACATAATAGCAGTGCGAGGATTAACTAAAAACTACAATCTTGGACAAACAACAGTGTATGCCCTCCGAGGCGTAAACCTTGACATCAAAGAAGGCGAATTTGTCGCAATTGTAGGAAACTCGGGAGCAGGAAAAACTACACTTCTAAATTGCATTGCTGGTCTTGACAGCCCAGATTATGGGGTAGTTCTGTTCAGGGGTGAAAACCTTCACCAAATGGGTGACGAATCAAAATCAAAAGCCAGATTAAAAGAGATGGGCTTCATATTCCAAAGTTATGCACTGTTGCCTCACTTTAGTGCCCGTGAAAACATAGCATTACCTGCAGACCTTGCAGGCTTAAGCAAAGACCTCAAAGACCGCATCGAAAACTTACTGGAGGGAGTTGGATTGAGCAATCAAGCTAAACAGTATCCAGCGACCCTGAGCGGTGGGCAAATGCAACGGGTAGCAATCGCCCGAGCTTTAACTAATCGTCCTGCAGTAATATTTGCTGATGAACCAACCGGAGATTTGGACTCTGTAACTGGAAAACAAGTCATGGACCTGCTCAAAAAATTCCACGAGGAAACAAAAACCACGATTATTATCATTACCCATGAAGAGGATATCGCTGACTATGCAGAAAGACAAATCAAAATTGAAGACGGGGTAATCGCTTCATAA
- a CDS encoding glycosyltransferase family 2 protein: MFQASKRFPSVSVVIVNFNGKHLLKACLNTLLKTKYPNYDIVIVDNASTDRSLETIKPVISSDSRVKIVENTKNVGHSEGCNIGAQTSNGHYIVFVDSDIEFGSKNWLWELVNVMENDKSVGLAQAKIVLSENQNRLEYFCENVDALGTWSANYGSKAQEINSNFELLAASAGCCIIRRNVFNQIGGFDKDYFIYDDDTDLSFRARLLGYSVLFVSSSVVIHRSSVLRGVSGTMLYHSSKNRMHTAIKNYEFKNVCWRFPLLGFFTLIVSAGFFITKNHDAAKASLRGLMNTITDFKKIWTKRLNFQPKRNVKDFELVKKGFVRNDFRSTIEDLKIKLKHM; encoded by the coding sequence GTGTTTCAAGCAAGTAAAAGATTCCCTTCTGTTTCAGTTGTTATTGTTAACTTCAACGGAAAACATCTACTAAAAGCTTGTTTGAACACACTTTTGAAAACTAAGTATCCCAACTACGATATAGTGATTGTTGACAACGCATCAACAGACAGAAGCCTAGAAACAATAAAACCTGTTATTAGTTCTGATTCTCGTGTGAAAATTGTTGAAAACACAAAGAACGTGGGGCATTCTGAAGGTTGCAACATTGGAGCCCAAACAAGTAATGGACATTACATCGTTTTTGTAGATAGCGACATAGAATTCGGTTCAAAAAATTGGCTATGGGAACTTGTTAACGTAATGGAAAACGATAAATCAGTAGGATTGGCACAAGCAAAAATTGTATTATCTGAAAACCAAAACCGTCTGGAATATTTTTGTGAAAATGTTGATGCCTTAGGAACTTGGTCTGCAAATTATGGTTCCAAAGCCCAAGAGATTAATAGCAATTTTGAACTGTTAGCTGCATCTGCAGGCTGTTGCATTATTAGGCGAAATGTTTTCAACCAAATCGGTGGATTTGACAAAGACTATTTCATCTATGATGACGACACCGACCTGTCTTTTCGGGCAAGATTGCTTGGTTATTCAGTATTATTTGTTTCATCTTCAGTGGTGATTCATCGAAGCAGTGTTCTTCGGGGGGTAAGTGGGACCATGCTTTACCATTCTTCCAAGAATCGAATGCACACCGCAATAAAAAATTATGAATTCAAAAACGTTTGTTGGAGGTTTCCTCTTCTGGGTTTTTTCACCCTTATTGTTTCTGCAGGATTTTTTATTACCAAAAATCATGATGCTGCTAAAGCAAGCCTAAGAGGATTAATGAATACAATTACAGATTTTAAGAAAATATGGACTAAACGACTTAATTTTCAGCCAAAAAGAAATGTTAAAGATTTTGAGCTTGTAAAAAAAGGCTTTGTGAGAAATGATTTTCGGTCAACAATTGAAGACTTGAAAATAAAATTGAAACACATGTGA
- a CDS encoding glycosyltransferase: protein MEDPNGNPSVTVIVPVRNGAQTIQPLLESLQKLDYDPSKVDVVVVDGNSKDKTREIVKKYPVKLVVENKQGINLARNIGIKNSNGEIIAFTDSDCIVPPNWVTKIVENFKDPQVSCVGGSAIALDNDFVSQYADNSIVRLMPVFTKREEFKQVKPFFGHPAGCNMAFRRKAVEKVGFFDEQIQYGFDEVEFADRICRAGYKMVLDPDVSVWHKHRSTFGEFLKQNFQYGKGSGLVFKKNLMKDSVSKWTFLAIIGFIAWLGIVGTFTFLTLTSSSSLFFWILFGFTGLPLIIVGSVYAFRSIKNKKFARIISYPFIDMFRTITFCSGQLYQIIKGTKNAKD, encoded by the coding sequence ATGGAAGACCCTAATGGAAACCCTTCAGTCACAGTCATTGTGCCTGTACGAAATGGAGCTCAAACAATCCAGCCGTTGTTAGAATCGCTTCAAAAACTCGATTATGACCCATCAAAAGTAGACGTAGTAGTGGTTGATGGGAACTCTAAAGACAAAACCCGAGAAATAGTCAAAAAATATCCCGTCAAGTTAGTTGTCGAAAATAAACAAGGAATCAATCTCGCAAGAAACATAGGAATTAAAAACAGCAACGGCGAAATAATAGCCTTTACCGATTCTGATTGTATCGTTCCACCTAATTGGGTAACAAAAATTGTTGAAAATTTCAAAGACCCACAAGTTAGTTGCGTAGGTGGAAGCGCGATAGCTCTAGATAACGATTTTGTTTCACAGTACGCAGACAACAGCATTGTAAGATTAATGCCCGTTTTCACCAAACGGGAAGAGTTCAAACAAGTTAAACCCTTCTTTGGTCACCCCGCAGGATGCAACATGGCGTTCCGAAGAAAAGCAGTTGAAAAAGTCGGATTTTTTGACGAACAAATCCAGTACGGCTTTGACGAGGTTGAATTTGCAGACAGAATCTGCCGAGCAGGATACAAAATGGTTTTAGATCCTGACGTTTCAGTTTGGCACAAACATCGTTCAACTTTTGGAGAATTTTTGAAACAAAACTTTCAGTACGGCAAAGGAAGTGGATTAGTTTTCAAAAAGAACCTCATGAAAGACTCCGTTTCTAAATGGACATTTTTAGCCATAATTGGGTTTATTGCATGGTTAGGTATAGTAGGAACATTCACCTTTCTAACTCTAACATCTAGTTCTAGCCTCTTTTTCTGGATATTATTTGGTTTCACAGGGTTACCCCTGATTATTGTAGGCTCAGTTTATGCTTTTCGCTCAATCAAAAACAAAAAATTTGCAAGAATTATTTCATATCCTTTCATTGATATGTTTAGAACAATCACTTTTTGTTCGGGGCAACTGTATCAGATTATTAAAGGAACCAAAAACGCAAAAGACTAA
- a CDS encoding single-stranded DNA-binding protein, translating to MSVEEPSESEEIVKVETLTPQSRGVNTIVKVVSKGEVRSVTGRDYSVRRVADALVGDETGCIYMTLWDDKIDAINEEATLSITNGYINLFRGNMRLNIGKYGSYELVEDSPIEEVNTENNVSDKKYEQPRRFNRGGGYNRGGGRGGYGGGRGGGGYSGGGRSGGGGGYGGGGRSEGGYQRRRY from the coding sequence ATGTCAGTTGAAGAACCATCCGAAAGTGAAGAGATAGTAAAAGTTGAAACGTTGACCCCACAATCTAGAGGTGTCAACACAATTGTGAAAGTAGTTTCTAAAGGAGAAGTCAGAAGCGTTACTGGACGCGATTATTCGGTACGCCGAGTTGCAGATGCTCTAGTTGGCGATGAGACAGGATGTATATACATGACCCTTTGGGATGACAAAATAGACGCAATAAATGAAGAAGCCACGCTAAGCATCACTAACGGTTACATTAACCTATTCAGAGGTAACATGCGACTAAACATCGGAAAATACGGCAGCTACGAACTAGTAGAAGACTCCCCAATCGAAGAAGTAAACACAGAAAACAACGTGTCCGACAAAAAATACGAACAACCACGACGATTCAACAGAGGCGGCGGCTACAATAGAGGTGGCGGCAGAGGCGGCTATGGCGGCGGACGTGGTGGCGGAGGCTACAGCGGTGGTGGACGCAGCGGCGGTGGCGGTGGCTACGGCGGCGGTGGACGCAGCGAAGGCGGATACCAACGAAGAAGGTACTAA
- a CDS encoding RtcB family protein, which translates to MRVPGIVYADDQLIEKMKQDRTLNQCSNVAHLPGIYSHAITLPDGHEGYGFPIGGVAATDYEEGVISPGGVGYDINCGVRLLTTNISENEIRPFLGNLTNAIFKNVPSGLGSNRKDYKLNMHELEHLITEGVSWAVEKGLGRPEDIEHCEEKGCMEGADPDKVSAKAKQRGLPQSGTLGSGNHFLEVGKVDKIYDKKAAKTCGVTHEGQVTVLIHCGSRGLGHQTCSDYLRVMERAVEKYKISLPDRELACAPGTSEEAQDYYKAMACAVNYAFVNRQVITHWVRQSFEDVLKRSADQLGLDLVYDVAHNIAKIEEHNIEGKRTKVWTHRKGATRCFPPEHKDVPADYQQIGQPVIIPGSMGTSSWLLVGTQKAMELSFGSTAHGAGRMMSRSAAKRRFWGGDIRQDLGGKGIVVRSASPAVLAEEADMAYKNVDKVVEVSHNVGIATRVARLVPLGVVKG; encoded by the coding sequence ATGCGTGTTCCAGGAATAGTCTATGCTGACGACCAACTTATTGAAAAAATGAAACAGGATCGAACATTAAATCAATGTTCAAATGTTGCTCATCTTCCAGGAATTTATTCTCATGCAATCACTTTGCCTGATGGTCATGAAGGATACGGTTTTCCCATAGGTGGTGTTGCTGCCACAGACTATGAAGAAGGCGTCATAAGTCCTGGAGGCGTCGGTTATGACATCAACTGTGGGGTTCGCTTGTTAACCACAAACATTTCTGAAAATGAAATCAGACCATTTCTAGGCAATTTAACAAATGCAATATTCAAAAATGTCCCAAGTGGTTTGGGCAGTAATAGAAAAGATTACAAACTGAACATGCACGAACTGGAACACCTGATAACAGAGGGCGTCTCATGGGCCGTAGAAAAGGGACTAGGACGACCCGAAGATATTGAACACTGTGAAGAAAAAGGATGCATGGAGGGTGCAGATCCAGACAAAGTTTCAGCAAAGGCTAAACAAAGGGGACTTCCTCAGAGTGGTACCTTGGGTTCAGGTAATCACTTTTTGGAGGTTGGAAAAGTTGACAAGATTTACGACAAAAAAGCAGCTAAAACCTGTGGGGTGACCCATGAAGGTCAGGTTACTGTTTTAATTCATTGTGGTTCTCGTGGATTGGGACATCAGACTTGTTCAGATTATTTGCGGGTTATGGAGCGCGCTGTTGAAAAATACAAGATTTCCCTGCCTGACCGGGAACTGGCTTGTGCCCCCGGAACAAGTGAGGAAGCTCAAGATTATTACAAGGCAATGGCTTGTGCAGTTAATTACGCCTTTGTTAACCGTCAGGTTATTACGCATTGGGTGCGCCAAAGCTTTGAAGATGTTCTTAAACGGTCAGCAGACCAGTTAGGCCTCGATTTGGTTTATGATGTTGCTCATAACATTGCAAAAATTGAAGAACACAATATAGAGGGTAAACGAACCAAAGTTTGGACTCACCGAAAAGGTGCAACCCGTTGTTTCCCTCCTGAGCACAAAGATGTTCCAGCAGATTATCAGCAAATTGGTCAACCTGTTATTATTCCCGGAAGTATGGGAACCAGTTCTTGGTTGCTGGTAGGAACACAAAAGGCAATGGAACTTTCCTTTGGCTCTACAGCACACGGTGCTGGACGGATGATGAGCCGCTCAGCCGCGAAACGAAGATTTTGGGGCGGAGACATAAGGCAAGATTTAGGAGGCAAAGGAATCGTTGTTAGGTCTGCCAGTCCTGCTGTTTTGGCGGAAGAAGCCGACATGGCATACAAGAATGTGGATAAAGTCGTAGAGGTCAGCCATAATGTTGGAATTGCTACCCGTGTTGCTCGGTTAGTTCCCTTGGGCGTTGTCAAAGGATAA